A genomic window from Mycolicibacterium rufum includes:
- a CDS encoding SCP2 sterol-binding domain-containing protein — translation MSTAGISTLQEFDVELEAVNLRGQWVYDEMLESVVGGPNRPIEGHKPDFVLTATAAVWRRVSEGEVGVASAIATRKIKFVGPIKVAMAHMAVLSAGLSLVGQVDGLVWGD, via the coding sequence ATGTCGACCGCCGGCATTTCAACGCTTCAAGAGTTCGACGTCGAGCTCGAGGCGGTCAATCTTCGGGGGCAATGGGTCTATGACGAGATGCTGGAAAGCGTCGTCGGCGGCCCCAACCGCCCGATAGAGGGGCACAAGCCCGACTTCGTCTTGACCGCGACAGCTGCCGTGTGGCGCCGGGTCTCGGAAGGCGAGGTTGGCGTAGCCAGCGCCATCGCGACCCGAAAGATCAAGTTCGTCGGCCCTATCAAAGTTGCCATGGCGCACATGGCCGTGCTGAGCGCCGGACTTAGCCTCGTAGGACAGGTCGACGGACTCGTCTGGGGGGACTGA
- a CDS encoding NAD(P)/FAD-dependent oxidoreductase, with protein MTSRVVIVGSSVGGVRTAQSLRSEGYDGDIVLVGEETALPYDKPPLSKALLAGNSDAAAVTLLTEEDAGCNHIQLRLGHRAIRVDLAAGQVELADHEPLHFDQLVVATGASARPSPWGQGPGIHVLRTLEDCLRLREDLLAGGHLVVIGGGFIGAEVTSTARSLGLEVTVVDPLPVPMSRVLNTEIGGWFVDLHRRHGVRTRFGAGVEAVDGESGDLRVSLTDGTVLEASTVVVGIGAVPNDGWLKSSGLVIDDGLVCDEYCRAVTSENVYAVGDVSRWFHRGRGGDVRMEHWTNAVDQAACVAHNITHSHDLRSYEPVEYVWSDQYDWKIQVAGRTTGLGDHVIVGDPLKDNRFAALYTEGEQQLSGAAIVNWPRALIECRRALLAGSNLESLQKKLEALTNPPNIVGTPP; from the coding sequence ATGACCTCACGGGTTGTCATCGTCGGCAGTTCTGTTGGCGGAGTCCGCACGGCCCAGTCGCTGCGCTCGGAAGGATACGACGGCGACATCGTTCTCGTAGGCGAAGAGACAGCGCTGCCCTACGACAAGCCGCCCTTGTCCAAGGCGTTGCTCGCTGGCAACAGCGACGCTGCCGCCGTGACGCTACTGACCGAGGAAGATGCCGGTTGCAACCACATCCAACTTCGGCTCGGCCACCGTGCGATCCGAGTGGACTTGGCAGCCGGGCAGGTGGAACTCGCCGACCATGAGCCGCTGCATTTCGACCAGCTTGTGGTCGCTACCGGCGCCAGCGCGCGGCCGTCCCCGTGGGGTCAGGGACCGGGCATCCATGTGCTTCGCACCTTAGAGGACTGTCTGCGGTTACGAGAGGATCTCCTCGCCGGTGGCCATCTCGTCGTCATCGGTGGCGGGTTCATCGGGGCCGAGGTCACGTCGACCGCGCGGTCGCTCGGTCTGGAAGTCACGGTCGTCGACCCGCTGCCGGTGCCGATGAGCCGGGTGCTAAACACCGAGATCGGTGGATGGTTCGTGGACCTGCACCGACGCCACGGAGTGCGCACGCGGTTCGGCGCGGGCGTCGAAGCCGTCGACGGCGAGTCCGGAGATCTTCGTGTGAGCCTCACCGACGGCACGGTCCTGGAAGCCTCCACGGTGGTGGTGGGAATCGGGGCCGTACCAAATGACGGCTGGCTGAAGTCGTCCGGACTCGTCATCGATGACGGCCTAGTCTGCGACGAATACTGTCGTGCCGTCACATCTGAAAACGTTTACGCAGTCGGCGACGTGTCGCGGTGGTTTCACCGGGGCCGGGGCGGGGACGTGCGCATGGAACACTGGACCAACGCGGTTGACCAGGCCGCCTGCGTCGCGCACAACATCACGCATTCCCACGATCTGCGCTCCTACGAGCCGGTCGAGTACGTCTGGAGCGACCAGTACGACTGGAAGATTCAGGTCGCCGGCCGAACGACTGGTCTCGGAGACCATGTCATTGTCGGAGACCCGTTAAAGGACAACCGTTTTGCAGCGCTCTACACCGAAGGCGAGCAACAGCTGAGTGGCGCGGCGATCGTCAACTGGCCTCGCGCACTGATCGAGTGCAGGCGCGCGCTGCTGGCCGGGAGCAATCTCGAGAGCTTGCAGAAAAAGCTCGAGGCCTTAACGAACCCACCGAATATCGTAGGCACCCCGCCATGA
- a CDS encoding IS256 family transposase gives MLTVVHDAESANENGSGAGRSLLDEIVRDGARQMLAAALQAEVAAYVDAHAGEVDDNGRRLVVRNGYHHERDILTAAGAVTVTAPRVNDKRIDAVTGERQRFSSAILPAWARKSPQMTEVLPLLYLHGLSTSDFGPALEQFLGSSAGLSATTITRLTSQWQDEAKTFGERDLSGTDYVYLWVDGIHLKVRLEQEKLCLLVMIGVRSDGRKELVALADGYRESTESWADLLRSCRRRGMTAPVLAVGDGALGFWKAIREVFPATREQRCWFHKQANVLSCLPKSAHPAASAAIKEIYNAEDIDHAQVAIKAFEIDYGAKYPKAVAKIVDDADVLLEFYKYPAEHWIHLRTTNPIESTFATVRLRTKVTKGPGSRAAGIAMAYKLIDAAQARWRAVNAPHLVALVRAGAVFHKGKLLERPADITPPEPGETTETEVA, from the coding sequence ATGCTCACGGTAGTTCACGACGCGGAATCAGCCAACGAGAACGGCAGCGGTGCTGGTCGGTCGCTGTTGGATGAGATCGTCCGCGACGGTGCGCGGCAGATGTTGGCGGCGGCACTGCAGGCTGAAGTAGCCGCCTACGTCGACGCCCATGCCGGTGAGGTCGACGACAACGGTCGGCGTCTGGTGGTCCGCAACGGCTATCACCACGAACGTGACATCCTCACCGCCGCGGGTGCGGTCACGGTGACCGCCCCGCGGGTCAACGACAAGCGCATCGACGCCGTTACCGGTGAGCGGCAACGGTTTTCCTCGGCGATCCTGCCGGCGTGGGCACGCAAGTCCCCGCAGATGACCGAGGTGCTGCCACTGCTGTACCTGCACGGGCTCTCGACGAGTGACTTCGGTCCGGCGCTGGAGCAGTTTCTCGGCTCGAGTGCCGGACTGTCGGCCACGACGATCACCCGGCTCACCAGCCAATGGCAGGACGAGGCGAAGACTTTCGGCGAGCGTGACCTCTCGGGCACCGATTACGTCTACCTGTGGGTCGACGGCATCCACCTCAAGGTCCGCCTCGAGCAGGAGAAGCTCTGCCTGCTGGTGATGATCGGGGTCCGCTCCGATGGCCGCAAGGAACTCGTCGCCCTGGCCGACGGATACCGAGAATCGACCGAGTCGTGGGCCGATCTGCTGCGGTCGTGTCGCCGCCGCGGGATGACCGCGCCGGTGCTGGCCGTCGGCGACGGCGCGTTGGGGTTCTGGAAGGCCATCCGGGAGGTGTTCCCGGCCACCCGCGAGCAACGCTGCTGGTTCCACAAACAGGCCAATGTCCTTTCCTGCCTGCCTAAATCGGCGCACCCGGCAGCATCAGCGGCGATCAAAGAGATCTACAACGCCGAGGACATCGACCACGCGCAGGTCGCCATCAAGGCCTTCGAGATCGACTACGGCGCCAAGTACCCCAAAGCGGTCGCCAAGATCGTCGACGACGCCGACGTGCTGCTGGAATTCTACAAATACCCAGCCGAACACTGGATCCATTTGAGAACCACGAACCCGATCGAATCAACGTTTGCCACCGTCCGCTTGCGGACCAAGGTCACCAAGGGCCCGGGATCCCGGGCGGCCGGAATTGCCATGGCCTACAAGCTCATCGACGCCGCGCAAGCCCGCTGGCGGGCAGTCAACGCACCCCACCTGGTCGCCCTCGTCCGTGCCGGCGCCGTCTTCCACAAAGGCAAGCTACTCGAACGCCCCGCCGACATCACACCGCCCGAGCCGGGCGAAACAACCGAAACCGAGGTCGCCTGA